From the genome of Chloroflexota bacterium:
ATCATGCGCAAACCGGCTTCATCGTATTGAATACTCGCTTTTGCCAGTTCGTCATTAATGGATTTGAAGGATGTAATTGGCCCTGTAATTTCAACAATACCTGCTTCCATTTGAACATCATCGGCACCACCGTTCAGCGCCAGTTCAAAAATAGTATCTTCATCATATCCATCAGCAGGGAAGGTGAAATATGCGGCCTGTGTAAATTGCCAGGCAACCGAGCCGCCTTCTCCCAAACTACCGCTGCTGCTCGTCAGGATATGGCGCAGATCAGCAACCGTGCGATTGCGATTATCGGTGGCACATTCGATCATAAACGCAACGCCGTGCGGGCCATAGCCTTCGTACACCACTTCTTCATAGGCCGCCGCGCCCTTATCTTCACCCGTACCACGTTTGATGGCACGATCGATATTCTCTTTAGGCATATTGGCAGCTTTGGCTCTTGAAACGGCCAGCGCCAGAGTTGTATTCATATTGGGATCACCGCCGCCGTTGCGAGCTGCTACCGCGATCTCACGGGCAAGGCGCGTAAATATCTTGCCACGCTTGGCATCTTCGGCACCTTTTTTTCGTTTGATCGTTGACCATTTTGAATGTCCAGACATAACCTCACTCCTGCGAGCTTGTGACACAAAGTCAGGTAGAAGTAAACGAACTCCTACGGCGCTCAAATAAGATATTCTTGATAATTACACAGCCATAAACAAATGTGCAGAGAGAGATATACTACTCTACTCACTGATTTTCTAAAAATCTTTCTACGAAGATATGGTTTGGAACGTCACTGTTTTTCTTTGTGCGAAATCGCATTATACCATTGAAGCCAAAATTCTTATTCACAAAACCAATACGGCTTCACCATTG
Proteins encoded in this window:
- a CDS encoding YebC/PmpR family DNA-binding transcriptional regulator — protein: MSGHSKWSTIKRKKGAEDAKRGKIFTRLAREIAVAARNGGGDPNMNTTLALAVSRAKAANMPKENIDRAIKRGTGEDKGAAAYEEVVYEGYGPHGVAFMIECATDNRNRTVADLRHILTSSSGSLGEGGSVAWQFTQAAYFTFPADGYDEDTIFELALNGGADDVQMEAGIVEITGPITSFKSINDELAKASIQYDEAGLRMIPNQELELSAADTIQVLKVIERLEELDDVQNVYSNLNISDEALAQYEG